ACCGCATGTGAAACGATGGAAAAACATACAATATTTCATAAACCATCAGAAGATTTTCGTTCTGAGGAAATAAAATCAATACCAAAAGATTCACCTTTTACGATAGAGGATATATATTTTGCCATTGAAGGTAAGCGGATCAGCCCCGATGAGCACTATATTTGGTTAGGCGCTTATACCTCCTCTAAAAATAGGGAAATTGATATCTTAAAATCTTCATTGATTTTTGGAGAAACAAATATTGAGAATAAATTCAATGAAAAAATATCATTGAGTACAAAAACCGACACAGAAAATATATACCAAAATTCTTTGGATAGCTTTAAATTATTTACGATAGATCCGGCAACAACCAAGCAATTTTTGAACGAGACGGGTGAAAGAAAACTAATTCTGTCCGTTCTCGTAGATGGGAAGGAATTTAGTATTACTTTTGAATTAGATGTCAGAACCAAAACATATACGGTGTTCCCAACTTAAGGAAAGTTTTTGTCACATCTGGTGAAGAGAGCGGGCTCACTTTCGCAGCACGCGCCTGAGCCGCCGTTTGCCTGTTGCAACTTTAACGGTTGTTGTTATCGTTAGAAAATAGAAAAATGCCAATATTAAGAATGTCACACGTATTTAAAAATCCGTCTTCCGATGATCTTTTCGGTTGTGGTGGCGATGCTGTCGTCCGCCCTCAACGCGTGGATACGGCCTGCACGTGCTGCGGAAAAGAAAGCTTTTCGCCAACAGATGTAAAGGGCGCTGTGCCCCGGCTGCAACAGGAATTGGGGCGCCCTTTTCAAAACCTTAAAAACGGGACGACTGAAATGAAGAAATTTCTAAATAAATTCATTACGCTATTTTCTTTAGGCGCAATGAGTATGTTCATGACCGCATGTGAAACGATGGAAAAACATACAATATTTCATAAACCATCAGAAGATTTTCGTTCTGAGGAAATAAAATCAATACCAAAAGATTCACCTTTTACGATAGAGGATATATATTTTGCCATTGAAGGTAAGCGGATCAGCCCCGATGAGCACTATATTTGGTTAGGCGCTTATACCTCCTCTAAAAATAGGGAAATTGATATCTTAAAATCTTCATTGAGTGTTGGAGAAACAAACATAGAAAATAGGATAAATGAAAAAATAACTTTGGATACAAAAACCGACACAGAAAATATAACCCGAAACCCTTTGGGTAGCATGAACATATTTACGATAGATCCGGCAACAACCAAGCAATTTTTGAACGAGACGGGCGAACGAAAACTAATTCTGTCCGTTCTCGTAGATGGGAAGGAATTTAGTATTACTTTTGAATTAGATGTCAGAACCAAAACATATACGGTGTTCCCAACTTAAGGAAAGTTTTTGTCACATCTGGTGAAGAGAGCGGGCTCACTTTCGCAGCACGCGGCTCAGCCGCCGTTTGCCTGTTGCAACTTTAACGGTTGTTGTTATCGTTAGAAAATAGAAAAATGCCAATATTAAGAATGTCACACGTATTTAAAAATCCGCCTTACGATGATCTTTTCGGTTGTGGTGGCGATGCTGTCGTCCGCCCTCAACGCGTGGATGCGGCCAAAGCACGTGCTGCGGAAAAGAAAGCTTTTCGCCAACAGATGTAAAGGGCGCTGTGCCCCAGCTGCAACAGGAATTGGGGCGCTCTTTTCAAAACCTTAAAAACGGGACGACTGAAATGAAGAAATTTCTGAGTAAACTCATTAGGCTATTATCTTTAGGCGCAATTATTATATTTATTTTTTTAGGCGCAATTATTCTGATGATGGCTGCATGGGGGACGGCTGAATCGCATACAATATTTCATAAACCATCAGAAGATTTTCTCTCTGAAGAAATAAAATCAATACCAAAAGATTCACCTTTTACTGTAGAGGATATATATTTTGCCATTGTAGGTAAGGAGGCTGACCACGATGAGCACTATATTTGGTTAGACGCTTATACCTCCTCTAAAAATAGGGAAATTGATATCTTAAAATCTTCATTGATTGTTGGAGAAACAAATATTGAGAATAAATTCAATGAAAAAATATCACTGAGTACAAAAACCGACACAGAAAATATATACCAAAATTCGTGGGATAGCTTTAAATTATTTACGATAGATCCGGCAACAACCAAGCAATTTTTGAACGAGACGGGTGAACGAAAACTAATTCTGTCCGTTCTCGTAGATGGGAAGGAATTTAGTATTACTTTTGAATTAGATGTCAGAACCAAAACATACACGGTGTTCCCAACTTAAGGAAAGTTTTTGTCACATCTGGTGAAGAGAGCGGGCTCACTTTCGCCGCGCGCGCCTAAGTCGCCGTTTGTCTGTTGCAACTTTAACGGTTGTTGTTCTCGTTAGAGGATGGCAAACTGCTAATATTAAGAATGTCGCGTATTAAAAAAAACATCTTCCGATGATCTCTTTGGTTGTGGTGGCGATGCTGTCGTCCGCCATCGGTGCGTGGATACGCCCAAAGCACGTGCTGCGGAAAAGAAAGCTTTTCGCCAACAGATGTAAAGGGCGCTGTGCCCCAGCTGCAACAGGAATTGGGGCGCTGTTTTCAAAACCTTAAAAACGGGATGACTGAAATGAAGAAATTTCTAAATAAATTCATTACGCTATTTTCTTTAGGCGCAATGAGTATGTTCATGACCGCATGTGAGACGGCCGAAGTGCATACAATAATTCATAAACCATCAGAAGATTTTCGTTCTGAAAAAATAAAATCAATACCAAAAGATTCACCTTTTACCATAGAGGATATATATTTTGCCATCGAAGGTAAGGAGGCTGACCACGATGAGCACTATATTTGGTTAGGCGCTTATACCTCCTCTAAAAATAGGGAAATTGATATCTTAAAATCTTCATTGAGTGTTGGAGAAACAAACATAGAAAATAGGATAAATGAAAAAATAACTTTGGATACAAAAACCGACACAGAAAATATAACCCGAAACCCTTTGGGTAGCATGAACATATTTACGATAGATCCGGCAACAACCAAGCAATTTTTGAACGAGACGGGCGAACGAAAACTAATTCTGTCCGTTCTCGTAGATGGGAAGGAATTTAGTATTACTTTTGAATTAGATGTCAGAACCAAAACATACACGGTGTTCCCAACTTAAGGAAAGTTTTTGTCACATCTGGTGAAGAGAGCGGGCTCACTTTCGCCGCGCGCGCCTAAGTCGCCGTTTGTCTGTTGCAACTTTAACGGTTGTTGTTCTCGTTAGAGGATGGCAAACTGCTAATATTAAGAATGTCGCGTATTAAAAAAAACATCTTCCGATGATCTCTTTGGTTGTGGTGGCGATGCTGTCGTCCGCCATCGGTGCGTGGATACGCCCAAAGCACGTGCTGCGGAAAAGAAAGCTTTTCGCCAACAGATGTAAAGGGCGCTGTGCCCCAGCTGCAACAGGAATTGGGGCGCTGTTTTCAAAACCTTAAAAACGGGATGACTGAAATGAAGAAATTTCTAAATAAATTCATTACGCTATTTTCTTTAGGCGCAATGAGTATGTTCATGACCGCATGTGAGACGGCCGAAGTGCATACAATAATTCATAAACCATCAGAAGATTTTCGTTCTGAAAAAATAAAATCAATACCAAAAGATTCACCTTTTACCATAGAGGATATATATTTTGCCATCGAAGGTAAGGAGGCTGACCACGATGAGCACTATATTTGGTTAGGCGCTTATACCTCCTCTAAAAATAGGGAAATTGATATCTTAAAATCTTCATTGAGTGTTGGAGAAACAAACATAGAAAATAGGATAAATGAAAAAATAACTTTGGATACAAAAACCGACACAGAAAATATAACCCGAAACCCTTTGGGTAGCATGAACATATTTACGATAGATCCGGCAACAACCAAGCAATTTTTGAACGAGACGGGCGAACGAAAACTAATTCTGTCCGTTCTCGTAGATGGGAAGGAATTTAGTATTACTTTTGAATTAGATGTCAGAACCAAAACATATACGGTGTTCCCAACTTAAGGAAAGTTTTTGTCACATCTGGTGAAGAGAGCGGGCTCACTTTCGCCGCGCGCGGCTCAGCCGCCGTTTGCCTGTTGCAACTTTAACGGTTGTTGTTATCGTTAGATGACAGCAAACTGCTAATATTAAGAATGTCACAGGTATTTAAAAATCCGCCTTACGATGATCTCTTCGGCACCGCATCCTTCGGCGGGGGCAGTGTTGGCTGCAAAAAGATTAGCTGAGCAAACGCGGCAAGGAGAAATCATGAAACACAAGCTAATTTTTCTATTCATAAGTGCAACCGCAGCATTTTTTTCTGCCGTGTTACTAAGCTTTGTCCAAGAAATAAACTATCTCGAATTTATCGGTATTTCAAGTAACGTCAGAACACCTTCGTGGATATTTGGTATCATAATGTGGCCATCATTTTATCTGTACTTAACAAAGATATGGCGGCACGAACTTCGAGAGAAAAAACGATGATCAAAAACATTCAAATTCTCGGCCTGGTGGGCCTAGCAACAGTGAATCCTATCTGGATCATGCTAAACCAATCATCAATGTCTCTAATCATAGTTTCATTACTTTTAATTCTTAACTGGGTTGGGATTTCATATTTGATAAAACAAGCGATCAAATAAATACGACAAATACTTCTTAAATAATGACTAAGTGGATATCGTCTTTCGCTCAATGCGCTAAAAACATTATCCACAATGGGCTCGAAGAATTAGCTGATAAGCCGCCTTGCTCTCTTTAGGCTTAAACGATTGTCGACGAGGTTTGAGAGTTATCAAAATACAAACAAGAATGATAATCATGTGGTGATATATTCGCCGCCGCGCCTTCTAATCTTCCGCTGTGATTGATTGATGCGCCCTAACGATCACAAACAGCAGATCGGGCAGGCAGCACGCAAGAGATCAACGGTTTTCTCTCAGCACTTCCTGCGCGGCAAAAAACCCGTTAAACGCGGCGCATGAATGAATTTACCATCACACGGCTTGGCCATCAGGGCGACGGCATTGCCGAGGGCCCGCTTTATGCGCCGCTCACCCTACCCGGTGAAGTGATTACCGCTGTGCAAGATGGCCAAAAGCTGGGCGATATCCGGATCGTTAAACCTTCGCCCGACCGCGTTGCCCCGCCCTGCCGCCATTTCAAATCCTGCGGCGGATGCCAGCTACAACATGCCTCGGACAGTTTTGTGGCGGGTTGGAAAGTCGATATGGTGCGCACAGCGCTTGCGGCGCAGGGGCTGCAGACCGATCTGCCGTCCGTGCTTACATCGCCAGCCGCCAGCCGCCGCCGCGCCGTATTTTCCGCCCGCCGCACCAAAAAATCCGCGCTGGTCGGCTTTCACGCCCGCAGCTCGGATGTCATCATAGACATCCCCGATTGCCAGCTGGTGCACCCCGATCTGCGCGCCGCGCGCCCGGCGCTTGCGGCGCTGACCACGCTTGGCGCCAGCCGCAAGGCCGAGCTAAACATTACGCTGACACGCTTTGATCAGGGCCTTGATGTGGCGGCCCACGGCGGCAAACCCCTAGATGGCCCGCTGCGCGCAGCCTTGGCGCAGCACATGGCCGAGCACCGCTATACCCGCCTAAGCTGGAACGGCGAGGTGGTGGCCATGCAAACCCCGCCGCTGCAACGCTTTGGTAATGCCGCCGTCACCCCGCCGCCGGGCAGTTTTTTGCAGGCCACCGACGCAGGCGAAGCCGCGCTGGTCCGCAGCGTGCAAAATGTGATCGGCAGCGCGCGCAAAGTGGTTGACCTTTTCAGCGGCTGCGGCACATTTTCATTGCCGCTTGCCCAAACGGCCGAAGTGCACGCGGTCGAGGGCGAAGCCGAAATGACCGCCGCCCTTGATGCCGGTTGGCGCCGGGCCGAGGGATTGAAAAAACTCACCCATGAGGCGCGCGATCTCTTTCGCCGCCCGCTGCTGGTGGATGAGCTGGACAGGTTTGACGCTGCCGTGATCGACCCGCCCCGCGCCGGCGCCGATGCGCAGGTGGCCGAGCTGGCCAAAAGCACACTGAAAACCATCGCTTATGTATCGTGCAATCCGATAAGCTTTGCCCGCGATGCCGCGCATCTCTGCGCCAATGGCTACAGGCTCGAATTTGTGCAGACCGTGGATCAGTTTCGCTGGTCCACCCATATCGAGCTGATCGCCGGCTTTACGCGCAACACTTGACCGCGGCTACGGCGCAAGACGGTACGCAAGGGGCAAAACTTCGGGGCTGGTATTGCCGCTATCGGGAAGATAGCGCGGCGTTCCAATCACCTCAAAATCTTCAAGCGCCACCACCAAAGCACGCAAAGCCGAAGCCATATCCGTGCGCGCCACAAAATGCCCAAGACAGTGATGCGCGCCGCCGCCAAACCCGTGATGGCGCCGCTGTTTTGCTGTGATGTCAAACTCAGGCAGCGAACCAAGCGCTGGATCCTTGGCGCTGACATGCACCAAAAGATGCAGCGTTGTGCCCTTGGCAATTTCTACCCCGTCATAGACAAAGCTCTCGGTTGCCTCGCGGGTGACCCATGTGGTGGTCGGCCAAGCACGAATGGCTTCCTCGATGGCATTGGGCACCAAGGATGGATCACGTTTTAGCGCCTGCCACTGCATCGGATGACGGTCAAAAAGCGCCATCAGAAACCCCAACTGGCTGCGCGTTGTGTCCACCCCGCCGAATATCAGAATAACGATTAAATCCAACAGCTCTTGCCGCCCGATCTGCGAAAATTTCTGCGCCGCGCGCAGCAACCGGGCGGCCAGACCTTCACGGTCCTGGCCCCGCTCGGCCGAACCGATCAGCTGATCTGCCAAACGCATCAAGCGATCACAGGCGGCGTTGACCTCATCTTCATGGGTTTTGTAGTTGAGCCCCATGGCCAGCCCAAGCGTGCTGGCATCGCGCGCCACCGACTGCCATGTCCGCAGCGGCAGGTTCAAAAGAACGCAAATCGCCTGACCGGAAAAGGGCAGTGCAAAATCGCGCTGAAATTCGCATTCCCTGCGGGTTTTAAGCCCATCGCAAAGCCTTTGGGCAATGGCATCAAAAGCGGGCACAAGCGACAGGATAAAGCCCTCATCCAGCGCCGCGAGTGCCACCTGCCGCAGCTGCTTATGCCCCGCGCCCTCTTGCGAAATGACACTGCGCTGCCAGAAATTGGCAAAACTGCCCTGCGCGTTTTGACTTTGCGGCCAGGCATAGCTGCCCTGCCGCAACCGGCGATCGCGCAAAAGCCGGCCCACATGATCATAGGACAGCACCGCAAGCCCCAAGGGCGTTCGCGCGCACCAATGCTGATCGCGCGCCGCAAACACCGCCCCCGATTTTGTCGAAAACCCCGGCGCGCTTAACGCGAGAAACGGCAGGTTGGCCGTAGTCCCTTGATCGTTATCCTTTACCATACTCCTCCGCGAAGATGGGCGCCTTATGTACCCTAGTGCCGAGGCCAAAACCCTGTCTATAGGGTTTTTCCACGCTTTCGCGCCGTTTTGGGCAAATTTAGTGGTGGTAAAGTCCCCTCCTTACAATTTTTTGATTTCGAACTCGTAAATTTTGAATGATTTGCAATCTTGTGTACTGATAAGCTCGATCTCTTCGGGATATATTTGCCCCTCATAGAGCCATCGATAGATTGCTCCATAGCCATTATTTAGAGCAAGCACGCGGTTTAAAGCTACGCGTTTGAACCGTTTTTGTTCTTGGTTAATGATGGTGTTAATATTCACCGTATTGCTTAGGACCGCGACATACACCGTGGCCCGTCTAAAATTCAAACTTAAAAACTTACGCCGTACTGTTTTGACATGCGCATATACGGGGGAATTCCATTTCCAAAAACTTGGCCAATGCATGCCTGGGATTGGAAGGCCCTGCCCCTTGGCATTCCATTCTCTATACAGTTCGGGCGCTTTCTTTTTGCCGATCAGCCAGTCTTCATACCCTTGGATAACAAAATCATCACAGTCTAGGGATTTGGAACTGTTCCTTATCGGCGCACCGGGCACCCGCCGCAATGCACGCTTAATTTCCGGCTGGCGCGGGGGCTTATTGCGGTCAATTCCACGTGCCCGTTCGATGGGCGCTGATCCATCGATTTGAACCCGAAACAAATTTTGAAAAAACGGTCCAAGATCATCCTGCGGATCACCCATAGCCTTGCCCTGCGATGCCAATAACATCAAAAACACAGCTACGACGGGCACCACAAAAGCAAAAGGAAAAGCAGTTAGTTTTGGTCTATTCATTCGATTGCACCCCTTTTGAAATGTGCTGTTGCGTTTGACGGCCCAGATAAAACTCTGGGCTGCCAGACCTCTCGTATTCACACTCTTCGTCCACATCATTCCATCTACCGCCACGATCTAGGCAGGCGTCTATCGAAATGTGATCACCGAATATTATCCAGCAAGAGACCAAAACAGCGAACAGCACTATAACTATCAAAAATGCGTTCTCCATATCGCTATATTTCTGCAATAGACGCCCAAATTATGGGTCATTTATGAACGCCCTCTGTCACAAGTTCTTGCCAGATGCGGACCGCATGTTTTTCCCAAAACGCTCTGACATCTTCCAAACTGCCGTCGACCGGAAAATCTTGATGATATAAAAGGCGGGCATATAAAATATCCGCAAAAGTTGCCGTTTTATATTTCTTATCATTGCGATAAAGGTCAGTTATTGATGGGATCGACAGCCACGTGGATTTTAAACCAATTGCAGCAAGAAGCGCTTTTTCCAAACAGTCGTCTATGCCATTTATGTTGACGTAAATTATGATTTTCCCGGCGCTTTTCCATGCCTTTTCTGACACATAACAAAATGGTGGATCGTTCTTTGTAACACCAAAGATCGACAGAATTGACCGCCCGCCTGTTTCATTTTTCCAGCGTTTGATTTCTTTCAGTCCAATTTCATCGGAATAATCTATGAATAAGGGCCGCATATTTGTGGTGGGACCAATCTTGAATATCAGGTCAGCATGATCAATATCGCTTGCAGGCTTTGTTGTAATACCAATTGCATTCACGGAATTGATCATCGCTGCCGATATGTTTTCCATATCACGATCTGAAACTGCAACACTGTTTAAGGATGGCTTTACATGAACGGGCATGACAGAAATTGTTTTTTCTTTGTATCGCCGGGCGCTGCGGGGTCAATCATTGAGGTATTCTCGACATTCAAAAAGGCTGGCTTCAAAGCCAATTCGCATATAAACTTCGTTGAGCAGCGAGGAATGATCTATGGGATCGCTCGGCGATCTTCTGGGTCCATCAATCAAAATGCCCTGATCATCAAAGCTAAAAAGGTCTGCTTGCAGCTCAACTGCATAGTCACTTACAGTGCCATCATTTTTAGCTATATCAGCCAGAGATGCGCTAGCAAAGAAGCCCAATATGAGAGATGCGCGCATAATTTTTGAACAATTTTTCATCTCATCCTCTGGCTAAATTAGAGTGATTAAAACGGCGCGCACTCTTTAAAATATATTTTTTCTTTGCAAAATACTCGCATAACGTGCAGCGTGCAATGGCATTCTATCACCCGCTTTGAACCCCGCGCTTTGCGAAAAAATCATTACAGGCCACCCGATGTCGATCACAGATACCAAGACCCAGTATAAAACCCCCAGCAATTTTAAATCCCGCGGCAATCTGCACGCCAAATATGCAAGCCAGAACTGGCAATTATGGCTGGCACAGCGCATCCATATTCCAGACCACAGTGATGTGCTTGATATCGGATGCGGCACCGGCGGGTTTTGGCGTGCGGCGGTTGATACCTATCCCGAAAGCCTATCGCTCACCCTGCTCGACAGCGCCGAGGCCATGCTGGATGAGGCGGTCAAAACCGTCACCTCGGCCGGGCATTACCGCGCGGTGCGCGGCGTGCTGGCCAATGCTATGCAGCTGCCGTTTGAGGGCGGTCGCTTTGATGCGCTGTGCGCCATGCATATGCTCTATCACCTGCCAGACCCGGCGCAGGCCCTGGGTGAAATGCGCCGCGTGCTGCGCCCCGGCGGATGCATCGCCATAACCACAAGCGGGCGGGACAACCTGCGCGCTTTGCATGCGCTTTCTGCGCAGGTCTTTGGCGGCGCAGGGGTGGATCCGGCCGCTGCAACCTTTGGACCCGCAGATGCCGAGGCGCTTCTGGCGGATGGGTTCAAAGACATTAAAACAGAGGTTTTGCGCGACCCTTATGCGGTGACAGATCACCGCGATCTGCTGCACTACCTGCGCTCTTTTCCGCCCGCAAGTGATGCCAGCGAGGATCAGCTTGCGCAGTTGGAAAAACTGATCTTAGATGAAATGAACGCCTCGGGT
The nucleotide sequence above comes from Rhodobacteraceae bacterium Araon29. Encoded proteins:
- a CDS encoding class I SAM-dependent RNA methyltransferase, whose protein sequence is MNEFTITRLGHQGDGIAEGPLYAPLTLPGEVITAVQDGQKLGDIRIVKPSPDRVAPPCRHFKSCGGCQLQHASDSFVAGWKVDMVRTALAAQGLQTDLPSVLTSPAASRRRAVFSARRTKKSALVGFHARSSDVIIDIPDCQLVHPDLRAARPALAALTTLGASRKAELNITLTRFDQGLDVAAHGGKPLDGPLRAALAQHMAEHRYTRLSWNGEVVAMQTPPLQRFGNAAVTPPPGSFLQATDAGEAALVRSVQNVIGSARKVVDLFSGCGTFSLPLAQTAEVHAVEGEAEMTAALDAGWRRAEGLKKLTHEARDLFRRPLLVDELDRFDAAVIDPPRAGADAQVAELAKSTLKTIAYVSCNPISFARDAAHLCANGYRLEFVQTVDQFRWSTHIELIAGFTRNT
- a CDS encoding cytochrome P450, whose amino-acid sequence is MVKDNDQGTTANLPFLALSAPGFSTKSGAVFAARDQHWCARTPLGLAVLSYDHVGRLLRDRRLRQGSYAWPQSQNAQGSFANFWQRSVISQEGAGHKQLRQVALAALDEGFILSLVPAFDAIAQRLCDGLKTRRECEFQRDFALPFSGQAICVLLNLPLRTWQSVARDASTLGLAMGLNYKTHEDEVNAACDRLMRLADQLIGSAERGQDREGLAARLLRAAQKFSQIGRQELLDLIVILIFGGVDTTRSQLGFLMALFDRHPMQWQALKRDPSLVPNAIEEAIRAWPTTTWVTREATESFVYDGVEIAKGTTLHLLVHVSAKDPALGSLPEFDITAKQRRHHGFGGGAHHCLGHFVARTDMASALRALVVALEDFEVIGTPRYLPDSGNTSPEVLPLAYRLAP
- a CDS encoding methyltransferase domain-containing protein encodes the protein MSITDTKTQYKTPSNFKSRGNLHAKYASQNWQLWLAQRIHIPDHSDVLDIGCGTGGFWRAAVDTYPESLSLTLLDSAEAMLDEAVKTVTSAGHYRAVRGVLANAMQLPFEGGRFDALCAMHMLYHLPDPAQALGEMRRVLRPGGCIAITTSGRDNLRALHALSAQVFGGAGVDPAAATFGPADAEALLADGFKDIKTEVLRDPYAVTDHRDLLHYLRSFPPASDASEDQLAQLEKLILDEMNASGGIFHLRTQAALITARV